Genomic segment of Desulfocurvibacter africanus subsp. africanus DSM 2603:
AGCTCATGGGTCAGAGGCCGGTAATCGCCCAAATGAGCCAAGCCATCAGGGAGAAGCCGGAAGAAGTAGTGCCCAGGAAAAATGTCAATGATGTCTTTGAAGAATGTGCTTGAGTAGACGTTCATCTCATTGAACTCTATCTGAACAACTCCGAAGCGCCCTGCGAGGATCGATTCCCTTGCGCCCCTGAGCACCTGCAACTCATGGCCTTCCGTGTCGATCTTCAGCAGAGTTGCGCATTCCAGACGCTTCTCAGCAAGGAAAGAATCTAGGGTTGTCAGTCGAACCTGCCTGGAAGCCGAGGGCTTGCCGAAGTTCTTCTCGATGACGTCCTTGTATAGCGTGGCGTGCGAGGAGCCGTGCGCGTCGGCATAGTCGAATATAGGCAAAGCACCCTCAGCGTCGGACATGCCGAGGTTGAAGGCTTCGAAGTCCATTTCGGCCGCGCTGGCGCTCAAGGTCGCGTAGGACTCCGGGTGCGGCTCGAAGGCGTATACCGCTGCGTTCGGCTTACACTTCTTGACCAGCCTAGAATACTTGCCCACATTTGCACCGACATCGAGGACCACAGGGGATTCGGACAATCCGAGGACTGCCTGGAGAAAATGGCGCTCGCCAGAAATATACTCGTTTTGATAGTTCAGGATGCCCAGACCGTGCACGGAGAGATTAAACAGGTGCCGATGAAAGGCATAGTTATCGACGCTTAGCAACTTGCTCAGATTGTTCCCGTAGAATTCCAAAAAGTCCTTGCAGAGCTGTTCAGGGTCACCATTTATGGCCCGAAATCCCTCAGTAGTGCTGTTTCCCATGCTTCACTCGCTAACGTATTACGGTGGTTTCTTCGAAAAAGAAATAAATTAGAGCATTCTTGTCAGATTTATTTGGTGCTCATCTTAATAATCAAAACTTGTGTATCTTTGCGGTTAAATCATGAATGCAAGCCTAGAGGCAGTGCAAACTACTGCTTATAATATTTCTACTCAGATCCACATCGAAATCTTTGTATAAAAGAATCAAGAGGTGTCACACACATTCAGCGAGCAAACATCTTATTCGAGATGGCTGTTGGTTTATTTAATTTTAAATTTGAGGCCAGCGTTTAAAGCGCTTTCAATTTTTATACCACCGAGTCCAATGATTATTTAATTTGCTCGTAAGGCAGGATGCAGCATTTACGATGTCAGACATGACTGCTCACATGAATCCGCCGCGGCCAAGACTGAGATACGGATTCCAGCGCTAGTAATAACCCGGAATATCTGCACATGACTCCGGGGCGGGCCATATACGTGCATTTGAGATTTGCAACCCAGTGGCGCATCCTCCTGCGTGGCTGTACGTTTTCGATAGGAACCTGCTTCGCAATGTCGAGCGCCCTGTTTGCATCCGCTAATCTTTTGACATGTGCAGGTCTATCCGAACAGAGCAACAGGGCGATTAGTCCGTCACTCGTTTTGGATTGGAGTGCCTGGTGACATCCGCGAGCGTGGGAGTCCTTAGGGGTCAAGACGACGGAGTCTCGCAAGGGCATTACGTCGTAAGAGCTTTTGGTTACGATAGACCTCCTTCGAGTGCGGCGTGGTAGCCGCAGTTCGGATCGTCATGACGATGACGATAGTCGTGCGGATGCTCCTACTTTAGGAGAGCAAGCGGACATGGTGTTCGGCTGAGTTCAAGGCCAAGGTAGCTAAAGAGGCCATCAAGGGGGATGATATGCTCGCCCATCTGGCAGCGAGCTTTAGCGTGCATTCGAACCAGATGGCGCAGTGGAAGAAGCAGTCACCAGTTTATCCGTGGGATACCAAGCGAGGTATGGTCACTATCGACATGATGAAAGCCAAATTCAAAGGGGGGTATCAAAGCATACGCTTCCTGAGGGCATGGCGTCCGTCAATGAATTCGCGCCAATACCCGATCCTGCTCTGATTGTAGCTGGAACTGCGGCAATCTGGACTGGATTGTCTTATCTGTCAGATAATTAATCTATGACCCGAGCCGAAGCAGCGGCGGCGGACCCAAAGTACTGCAGCCACCGAGCACAGGGCCGTGGAGCCGACGAGCATGAGCATGACCACGATCTGATAACGGATGGCCGTCATGGGGTCGGCTCCGGCTAGGATTTGGCCTGTCATCATGCCGGGCAGGAACACAAGCCCCACGCCCATGAGCGAGGCGATGGACGGCATCATGCCTGCGCGCACGGCGGCGGCCACAACGTCGCGGCTGGCCTCGTTTACGTCGGCCCCGAGCGTCAGACGCATCTCCACGGCGTCCCGGCCCGAGCGAAGTTCCGAGAAGAGCCGCTCCAGGGATACCGCCAGGGCGGTCATTGAGTTGCCGATGACCATGCCCGCGATGGGCAGGAAGTAGCGCGGCTCCCACCAGGGTTTGGCCCCAACGATGACCCCGACCACAAGCACCGAGACAAGCGAGTAGCTCGCGAGCATGGACAGTAATACCGGCATGCCGTAGGCCGCCGAGACCTTGCCCACCCGGCCGCGCACGATGTGCGCAGCGGAAACAATCATGACGAGGAAAATGGCCAGCGTGGGCCAGGGAGAGCCAAGACCGAAGACGATGCTCAGCACGTAACCCATGATGAACAGTTGGATGAAGGTGCGCGCCGTGCCGATGGCCAGGTCGCGACCTAGACGCAGCCCAAAGGCGAGCGACGCCAGCCCGGCCAAGAGGATGAAGATAAGGCCCAGGGCCAGCTCCCAGGGGCCGATGTCGGGAATCGCCGGATTCATACTGCCTCCACGCGGCCGTCGTACACGGCCAGGATCGTATGCTTTATGGCTGGCCGCCACTCGCCGTGGCTGACAATGACAACGGTCAGCCCTTGGGAATGGAGCCGCACAAGGTCTTCATGCACGGCGGTCGCGCTTTCCGGGTCCAGCGCCGCCGTGGGTTCGTCCAAAAGCAGCGCTCGCGGTGAGAGGAGCATGGCCCGGATGAGGCAGAGCCGCTGGCGCTGGCCCACGGATAAGGCCAAAGCCTGCTGTTCAAGGCTCACTCCCCGCAGGTGGAAGCTTCTGATGTGTGCCTCCAGGGTGGCGTCGTCAGGCCTTGGCAGGTCCCAGTTGGCCTTGAAAGTGAAGGGCAGGAGCAGGTTCTCGCGCACACTGCCCGGCAGGAGCACCGGCTGCTGCTGCGTATAGGGGATCTGACGCCGCAAAAGCTCCGGGGGAAGATCGGTTATGGGCCTGCCGTCGAAGAGTACCTCGCCGGAGGTCGGCTCCTCCAGGCGACAGAGCAGGCGCAGAAGCGTCGATTTGCCAGCTCCGGATGGACCGCGCACGAGAACGAACGAGCCCGAGGCGATCTCAAGGGACAGATCCCTGAAGATTGGAGCCATGTTAGAACGTCCAAAATGTAACTGCCTCAAAGTGAACATCGCCGGCATTTGGATTCCTTAAAAAGCTTAGTATTCAGCTGGTCCAAAACAGTACCTTATGCGCGAAGAGGTTCGCCGCATCAATGGCCGGTCCGCAAGCTAGAGCGGATTTCCGCAAAGCTCGCCAATAAGCGCAATGGCCGGGAAGTCGCAAGTCGGAAGTAGTAGACGCTACCGCGTTGGAAGAGGTGAGAGGAGCGGGTCTCGATCTCCTTCATGCCATCCCTAGAGGGAGATTCAGAACCCATTTCTAGGGCGATAAGAGCAAACTAGCCTGTAGAAGTGTATTTATGCACACTGGCCATCATCACTGCAGTCCCTAGTTGCTACCACTTTGTCCTAGCACTTTGCCCTAATGTGAAGGCAGATAAGGCTGGAGGGTAGTCGCGCTTAAACGCGTAATGCGAGGTGCTCTTCGCAATTTGGTGACTTCGGTCTGCGAAGCGTACGGCATCATGCCCTGTATATCTTGCCTGCCGCCTGGGGATATCTTCCCCTGGTGTCGACGATCACCCGCGCATTCTCCTCGATGAGCTTCCAGTCGAACCTGTCGTG
This window contains:
- a CDS encoding FkbM family methyltransferase; translated protein: MGNSTTEGFRAINGDPEQLCKDFLEFYGNNLSKLLSVDNYAFHRHLFNLSVHGLGILNYQNEYISGERHFLQAVLGLSESPVVLDVGANVGKYSRLVKKCKPNAAVYAFEPHPESYATLSASAAEMDFEAFNLGMSDAEGALPIFDYADAHGSSHATLYKDVIEKNFGKPSASRQVRLTTLDSFLAEKRLECATLLKIDTEGHELQVLRGARESILAGRFGVVQIEFNEMNVYSSTFFKDIIDIFPGHYFFRLLPDGLAHLGDYRPLTHELFAFQNIAILPKGSPLLGKIKIAS
- a CDS encoding ABC transporter permease, whose product is MNPAIPDIGPWELALGLIFILLAGLASLAFGLRLGRDLAIGTARTFIQLFIMGYVLSIVFGLGSPWPTLAIFLVMIVSAAHIVRGRVGKVSAAYGMPVLLSMLASYSLVSVLVVGVIVGAKPWWEPRYFLPIAGMVIGNSMTALAVSLERLFSELRSGRDAVEMRLTLGADVNEASRDVVAAAVRAGMMPSIASLMGVGLVFLPGMMTGQILAGADPMTAIRYQIVVMLMLVGSTALCSVAAVLWVRRRCFGSGHRLII
- a CDS encoding ABC transporter ATP-binding protein, producing MAPIFRDLSLEIASGSFVLVRGPSGAGKSTLLRLLCRLEEPTSGEVLFDGRPITDLPPELLRRQIPYTQQQPVLLPGSVRENLLLPFTFKANWDLPRPDDATLEAHIRSFHLRGVSLEQQALALSVGQRQRLCLIRAMLLSPRALLLDEPTAALDPESATAVHEDLVRLHSQGLTVVIVSHGEWRPAIKHTILAVYDGRVEAV